The following is a genomic window from Hyperolius riggenbachi isolate aHypRig1 chromosome 4, aHypRig1.pri, whole genome shotgun sequence.
gcggtacaagaccttttttggaaggctagtgtagagagcattgcagtagtccagtcgggatgtgatgaaggcgtggactaaggttggcagatcttctgggggtatgaggtgcttgatttttgcaatgttcttcaggtgaaaataggatgatttcaccacagcagagatttgagttctgaagtttaaatccccatcaattagaactcccaggctacgcacatgatcagagctgcgtagatccgtgcctcctattcccagtggtgaagactgcaagttaagttgttttgttatcatgctctgccctccaatcagaaggacttcagttttttctgcatttagtttcagccagttgtcattcatccattgctgtagttcacgtaagcaggcgtttatagttagagttgggtctgtcacaccaggcttgaaggaaagatatagttgggtgtcgtctgcatagcagtggtatgtcaggccatcttttggattagttttcccaacggtagcatgtaaatcgtgaaaagcaggggagagaggattgagccctggggcatcccatacttaagtgttacaggggtggacaggaagggccccatagacactttgtgggttctgccactcaagaaggattggaaccactgaagtactatgccatcaatgccgcagtattcctgtagcctgtttatcaagatgtcatggtcaactgtgtcaaaggctgcagaaaggtctagcagtatgaggatcgagcactctcctctgtctcttgccatgagcaggtggttgcatatttggatgagggcagtttcagtgctgtggtgtttcctgaagccagactggaatgggtcataactgttattttgtaggattctggcttctagctggatgtatacagctttttcaattagcttgcccagaaaggggaggctagagacaggtctgtagctggtcattgcatctgggtccagggagggttttttgaggagaggcctgatgattgcttccttcagtaaagcaggaaatatccctgattgtaaggaacagttaacaattttgaggaataccggtacgaacaggtcggggcagttcaccatgaactgtgttgggccaggatccaggtcacaggtagttaggcggacgtgcaggaggatgcttgatgtgacttcttcatcaatttctttgaagtttgaccaaggtgttacgttgtctctgctaatggtcttcggcgctatattaggctcagatgctgtaagttggatggcggaccttatagcggagactttgtctgtgaagaaatgggcaaattggtcacagaggtcctttgaagactcgatattaagttttcgacatgctgggttgcagagtttttccactgtgcggaacagttgggctggtttgttaactgcatttgcaatctcttgtgatagaaaggatgatttttttcccgtgattaccttttggtagctcttcaagtggaagattaaggcatgtttgtcttctggggactgagatttgcgccacagcctctcaagttttcggccttgtcttttcagctcttttatagcgttatcaaaccatggtgtggagtaagatatttggtgcgcagaggagcaatggtctcaaaggtggaggacacacatttgttgtatttaaacaccagagtatcagggtccaagctggagtcagtcaattcatcaaagctaaggttatctcggatatgttgaggtgttagcccttttaagcggcaatattttatttgattcttgacctggtgtttgacggctggtattgagagggagaagtggatagtgtgatggtctgaccaggcaacaggattaatttccacattggctattgacagcccagtatggaatataaggtccagagtgtgacctttactgtgagtagcagagctgattgattggagcaagcccagttcatgtaaggcacgaggtagctcttttccaaattgtgaagaggagtcgtccacccatgtattgaaatctccaagaacaatccatctggggtgttccagtgttaggttgcataggaggtctacaagttcctcaaggaagtctgagtatttttctgttgggcggtagatcagcaatatgttaatgttttcctcagctgaaagttgcacccccaagcattcaaacgagttggtaggacctacagtaagtggtctgattttcaaagctgatctaaagcaaagtgcaacccctcctcccctgcgttctttcctgttgcagtatatcacggaatagtttgttgggccaacaggttcagaaagccaggtttcagtcaggcaggccagatcagaagactctattagatcatgtatgattgctgttttgttgtttattgatctgacattgcagaggacagccttgatggggctaccctgggagctgaggtctgagattgaggactccaggagggaacagtttccagatgtgtggctgtcatctctgctggattgtgctggagctattagggttgttgcctgggtgtactctgtagattttgtcacagagttattttggttctgcagtgaataacgtcttttcccacgtcccctggatcctctctttgtctttctgtagattccaacagacttaagtagaattattgttgatttgtcaattggatatatatttcttggttggtatacagcgagAAGTGTctttgctgaatattgatgtttacacattaggatggacaagagacagctcagggctcctgctaagaaaggccctatttaaagtcaaggtgtgaactttcacagctgtggctggtatcctgcagagatcaaagggcctgtatagactgaattgtccttactcagagatgtatggatggacagcatggatttgaaaacacagtcctttgtttaggcgtttgaagatataatatataatatatgtagaaaaatatagtctattgagcatagatgctgtagataatcgatgaaagttactcacaggatgggagacggcgggcacaaagaggcagaaagtctttaaggtctcaggtcaattccaaggaaggtgtgcagtgtccagcagtgtgtgataccaaggaagatccaatccagcttaaatctttgccatcccaagtaatccaggtgttctgaaaggttataggtgttgctggagaagtgctacattagaatccactgaaatttcggtccagtctttccattaagaggtttaaagtagcagaaatgagatgtaatgtctggagcagccttagagagcagcagcaccagtctgggcgcgctcagttgcctgcagtatgtgccagcctgcagtatagattagataggtgccagcctgcagtatagattagataggtgccagcctgcagtatagattagataggggcaagcctgcagtatagattagataggaaggtggctgcagtatagattagataggtaggtgcctgcagtatagattagataggaaggtggctgcagtataggttagataggtgcctgcagtatagattagataggtgccagcctgcagtatatgttagataggtgcctgcagtataggttagataggtgccagcctgcagtatagattagataggtgccagcctgcagtatagattagataggtgcctgcagtatagattaaataggtgccagcctgcagtataggttagataggtgcctgcagtatagattaagtaggtgccccgcagtatagattagataggtgccaacctgcagcataggttagataggtgcctgcagtatagattagataggtgccagcctggagtataggttagataggttggtgccccgcagtatagattatataggtgccaggctgcagtataggttagataggtaggtgcccggcagtatagattatataggtagaagccctgcagtatagattagataggtaagtgccccgcagtacaggttagataaggtggctgcagtgctggggagagcaggcatagttgttaaaactcacgtgtcttcaccgatgctcacagctaccatctagttcctctcccagcatctgtgtattggtaacagtgcccccctgtggtgacatgcagtcacgtcatcccagggggcgctgttaccaatacacagatgctgggagaggaaatagatggtggctgtgagcatcggtgaagacacatgagttttaacaactatgcccgctctccccagcactgcagagggtgcggggcctcaggcgcagggcctggggcgattgccccacttgccacccccaaaggccggctctggccCCGACGAAATACAGCGGAGATAAATTACCTGTTCCAGCCggggcgactcccccggtctccactgtcttcttctccgcttcgggctccagggctgcagcctccTTGAACtttctgtcccggcaggaagtttaaacagtagagcgtgctctactgttattattattattattattttttatttatatagcgccaacatattccgcagcgctttacaaagcacaataagacgacaaggggaacatagatacaactaacaaatatacagcagagttccaagcagcacaaatattgttacaaaaacagtaaacattaggaggatgaccctgcccttgcgagcttacaatctaatgggtagtgggggacacactaggtaagggggtggaggatggatgaggcagtgattctttgcctatgattacattgtgacaaataagtaaataaagggctatagaatgttataagcttgtctgaaaaggtgtgttttaagagtgcgtttgaagatgtccaggtttggagcatgacgtacaggctgtggaagagagttccagataagggctgatgctcgtgtaaagtcctggatgcgagcatgagaggaggtgatcagcttagaggccaggagaatttcttgggaggagcgaaggttgcggaagggacaatatcttgagattagtgaggagatgtatggaggagacaactcgtggagggctttgtatgttagagtcaggagtttgaactggatcctctgggtaatgggtaaccagtggagagaacggcacagtggggctgcatcggaagagcgtgtggaaaggtgaatgaggcgggccgctgcatttagaagggattggagaggagctagcctgttttttggtaggccacagagcagggtgttgcagtagtctaggcgggagatgattaaggcatgaacaagcattttggtggcctcttgtgtgaggaagggacggatacggaatatatttttgagctggaaatagcaggtggtggttaaagaggcaatgtgaggtttaaaggagagctctgagtcaaatataacccccaagcagcgggccttagtggttgaggttattggggtgttgtctaccgttatggttgcaattggtgtaaCTACTGtaactactgtttaaacttcccctggacaggaagttcagtgaagcaagccagccggaccggagaccagcgctgagaagaagacagcggagaccgggtggagtcgcgccggccagatcaggtaatgcatAGCTGGCGGTCAGGCgggcggcagcggcggcagcttcacagattgtgattgggttCATGCtgcaatcgattcacaatctgtttgcagtaaaggcagccatacggtccctctttgatcagattcgatcagagagggatctatctgttggtcgaatctgatggcaaatcgaccagtgtatggctacctttatcccACAGTTTAGaacaagatatcccacagttttattttatatttaaatctagcttTTAGGTTTTTactatttcattgtctctgctctatTACACCttgattgaagtatgtcagagctccaATCTATaaaatattgaccctttttatctctttcctgctctcagaagccatttattaacgggaaagtgttttatggctgtaatttcttatcagtgagggttatgttatagtctgacccagtccgacccagacagaacctgtcacttgcataccaactctttcaggcagacataagaaaaaaaggaacacagcccagttatttgtgtgcttggcactgtacatacagtctATCTCATTACACTTTATAcagaatttatgtgtgcatcaaaccaagtaacacctgacaaatctggctttgcaaatttggcctaatgggctactcacgagacatagctcatgcaaatatgcatttgctttcgcatgccaaagtttgtagggttaaaaccaataccgcaaagcggttggctgccctgctggaattagttcatgctacattagcactatccaggagccccACGGGGAGGCttaccaatgcccccatacaaccaagctctctcactgcctggaaaccacagcggcatccagGAGGGGGAGGACGGGAGGTGCAAGCGTGGCCAGCACCGGGAAGAGCAGCCTGCACCTGCCTCCCAAAAtttaaaacaggcacttaccttaacgtccattgcgttctgctacatgagcgCGACTTGGGAGcgaacacatgagaaaggagtgaagcatgggccaccccaagctttggagctcagagctggctttcacacaacactccaagggggggagggcaggtgcagacagctcgctccagggctctcacctcctagaacAATCCATCCCccacccgcctccaaagggggatagaaatgaaacactacactttatagagaatttatgttTGCATCAAAcaaagtaacacctgacaaatctggctttgcaaatttggcctaattggctattcacgagacatagctcatgcaaatatgcatttgctttcgcatgccactattcaggagcgccacggggagtgctaatgtagcatgaactaattcccgcagggcaaccgctttgcggtattggttttaaccctgcaaactttggcatgtgaaagcaaatgcatatttgcatgagctatgtctcatgagtagccaattaggccaaatttgtaaagccagatttgtcaggtgttacttggtttgatgcacacataaattctctataaagtacagtctatctcatgtcacctcatttgtcctttaaccatttaagcgctccacccattcattcaccaataactttatcactatttatcacaaagaaatgatctataccttgttttttccgccaccaattagcctttctttgggtagtacattatgttaggaattattttattctaaatgcattttaacgggcataattaagaaacaaatggaaaaaaatcattattttgcagtttttggtcattttagttttaaaataccacatgctaccgtaattcaaatccacaaattttatttgtccatttctcccagttattgcaacaatacaattatatccctagtgtaatgtatgtgacaatattttatttggaaataaaggtacattttctcagttttacatccatcgctaatttttagcccatacatttataataatatgccctcttggcatacatattaatttttttttattccctaaagtcggtaggtgtaattttagtatttggtcacaagatgtccccgctgagcaaatccCTGTATTGCATACTtgaaacaatgtgttgctacattgtaactgcggaagtgatgcaggcttcaatgtAAACCTGCGATCACAGTACCggcggggagattaatgaatgggaactttgttcccattcataaatctaacaatCGGTGGTGGAAAGCGGCGGAAATCGGTGGTGGAAGGAAGCGCGACtggtctatttaagaataaacactgtttttgaacaaaaacagtgtttattctcggcagaCATGtatggattggcacaggggacttttgtcccctgcagccaatcccccctgctaccaGCAGCATCACGATCGCGTGTAacccccccaccaaactgcagggacatgactagcaTGTCCCTGCAGCTgtggcagctgccgctgcggacgtgaggTTCACATCCGctcaggcataaatggttaaaggataccagagcccaaatgaatatgagaaacggggggagcaggcatgtatggtgaactgtcctgatgctcaccgctctCCCTGTTCTCTAATCTGCCCCTCCAATTTTCCTAAATGCCCCCAGGCACCCTCCTTCTGGACAGTCGGGTCTGGCATCGCTGCACCTGCACCGGCTCTGCTGCGCGTGTCCTACAGCGCGTGACTAcagccgggagcgctctgcacagatgcatgatgtcattgtgatgccATGCACACAGCACTCCGGTCTGCGATCGCTGTAGTATGGCACGCGTTCATGAATGCTGTAgcacagccaggccagcacaggcgcagtgatgccCAACCCAGCCGTCCAGAAGGAGGGTGCCGAGGGGCAGATTGGAGAATGGGGGAAGCGGTGAGCATCAgggcagctcaccatacatgcctgctcccccccttttctcatattcatttggtctttggtaccctttaaaggacaactgaactgtacgaagaagaatatggaggttgccatatttatttcttgttaTGCAATACCAGGCCTGGCCattctgctgaccctctgcctttaatacttttagccatagacatgcagtagatcaggtatttcagacattattgtcagatctggccagattcgctgcatgcttgtttctggtgttttttcaaacactactgcagccaaatagaccagcagggcttgccaggcaataggtattgtttaacaggaaataaatatggtactaGAAATCTCtggcccccccctgcaaaacatttggatgccccccccttccccgaagCAGGGAAATTAGGGGCTGGTGCAGAAGTTTGTGCACTGCCATACCCACCCATATTAATTATCAGTTACAGATGGAAAGTTGAgtgcctgctatttgtagccacagtttgcacAGTGGGCAGCCTCCTGTGCACAAATTTCATTCTATAACCAATATAATTATGAgcacctatggcggcacccaaattgtttttgtttttgtgacGGAATTGTGGCAAGGTAAGCAAGGTAAGGGTTAATATTAGGCATCATGaagatgtttttttattttaaggttagacatttggggggggggggggtagttaaggttaggtgtgtgtgtgtgtgtgtgtgcggggtggggggtgggtttgTTATAtgagagagtagggttaagtttagcttgtaataaacacatagagaccatTACATGTACAGGGAATGAGAGGTACAAATAAAGATCATGAGACAAACACGCAGAGAGAGTCATCAGCCATGTGAAAGTTAAGAGAGATGGAGACATCACAGGCAAGTTGCAGGAAGCAGTAAAAATAGCACTACAGTACCAAAGGTTAACTTTCAGAAAGATTAACTTTGCGCTAATAACTAACGCGGCTCCTCTCCTCCCGCCCTCATCACCAGTGATCCCGCACTCTGATTGACccaaaaggctgtctgtcaaatgacacacagcctattgggccaatcagagtgcggggatcaGGTCCTTTAATTTGACTGGACCAGCTGGTGATGAGGGCGGGGGGAGTGGAGCCGCGTTAGTtattagcgttcgctatgctgcaattcagcagcatagtgtgcgcagaGTGCCCGCTCCCCGATTAAGCATGCTATGCTGTCGATAGCACGCAAGGATACTAACTAAGGCACTTACGTTTTATAGTGCACATAACATCTGATAACTCCCGCTGTTATGCGGCGCTAATTTTAGTGAACTTTGTGCAGAGGCGTCCCTCCTAACATGCATTGCAAAGTGTGGAATTAATGTCTCTCTTAAACAGTGAAAGGTGAGGTCCCTTTTAATAAGTTGTAGTCAGGAGAGTTCTGTTAGGTTTCAGCACCTGTTTCAGCTGTAATGCGCACAGTTgtgcctttaggctgcttacacacagggacgttacaggcgcacgttagtgcgcctgtaacgctcccccaacgcacagcaatgtaacacaagtgggctgttcacacagcccacgttgcgttacatcagaggtgtccaaacttttttcaaAGAGGGCCAGCTTGGATGAAGTGAACATGCCGGAGGGCCGAACATTTTTCCGAACATTCTTTGAACAATTACAATTAAATGCAAATGAAttattttgcataaaagctgagttttcaaaatgtatttgaaataaattaaaaaaaaaaaacaaaacttacctGCACTAATGGGAAGGGTGAAACTGAGATCTGTGCTCCAGCAAACAGTCTTGGTCCGGTACAAAGGCAGTGGTTTTGATGCGCAAAATGTCACGCAGATGAGAGTCACGTAGTCTTGTCCTCACACGATTCTTGTTGAAGTTCATGGCAGAGAATGTCTTCTCACACAAATATGTTGAGCCAAACAAGCTCAGCATTTTCTTAGCCTGTGTTCGAATCTCCTGAAACCTGCCCTTATCCAGTTGGCGGTAAAAGTTCACAAGAGAGAGTTGTTGGTAACGACTGCGTAACTCGCTGTCACATTGCAGCTCAATGAGCTCAAGCTGCAGCTGTTCTGGAGCATCATCTGGGTCAACAGAGAATGGAGAGGAGAAAAGGCTGATCTCCTTTTCAATAGCTGCAAAATCTTGAAAGCGCCGTTTAAACTCTTCAGCCAGAGATGCGATGTCTGCTGCATACCTGCTCATTTGCACACTGATATTGTCCTGTGAAAAACTGTTCATTATTTCCtgcaatgctgggaaatgtatGGTATTGGCCTGTGTTTGTGACAAATGCCTTTGGAAAAGTTGCAGCTTTCTTCCAAATGCCTTAAGGTGTGAATAAAGCTGGTTCACCGCTGCATCTTTTCCCTGAAGACTCGTGTTTAGTACATTCAGATGACTTGTTATGTCAACTAGAAACCCCAAATCAGCCAGCCAAATAGGATCAGATAGTTCTCGCATCGGTTGTCCCTTTGTTTCCAAGAATTCTTTTATTTCCTTTCTGAGAGAGTTAAAACGCTGCAGCGCAGACCCGCGACTGAGCCATCTAACATCGTTGTGATATAAAACATCTTCATATTCAGCATGGATGTCCAGTAGAAACTGTTTGAACTGACGGTGGTACAGAGCTTTAGCACGAATAAAATTAATAGTCTTTACAACCGGTTTCATAACATGATCATATTTGAGATATTTAGCACAGAGAACTTGTTGATGAATGATACAATGGAGTTTAATAGCTTCACCTCCTTCTTCAATAACCTTGTTACAGATTAGGGTTGATAAGCCACTTCGTTCACCagccatagcaggtgccccatcaGTAATAATCCCAGAAACTTTGTTCCAGGGCAGTTTCATGTCATCTATTACAGAACTAACAGCAACAAATAAATCTTTTCCTCTAGTTTGGTCCTTAAGGCTCTGGAGGTCAAGTAGCTCTTCAGTCACATTTATTTCATCGTCCACCCCTCTCAAAAAAATCAGCAACTGAGCTGTGTCAGATAGGTCTGTGCTTTCATCACAGGCTATTGAAAAGAAGTCAAAAACCTCTCCTTTGGACATCAACTGTCTCTTAATATCTGATGATATGTCTTCAATTCTGCGTGCTACAGTGTTACGAGCCAGGCATATATTGGCAAACTCTTGCTTTTTCTCAGGACAGATATTTTCAACCATTTTCATAACGCACTCTTTAATAAAATCACCCTCAGTAAAAGACTTGCTATTTTTAGCAATTAACAATGCCACATCATAGCTTGCCCTTGTGGCATTTTCATTTGACTCACGGGCTCTTGTGAAAAATCGCTGTTGTGACGTTAAAACTGCTTCAAGTTGCTTTAACTTTTCGCTGCGGTCACGCCCTGTTAGTTTGTCATATGTGCTGCTATGCTTTGTCTGGTAGTGTCTTTTGATATTAAATTCTTTATAAACGGCCACAGTCTCTTGACATATCAGACAAACACAGTTATTCCTTATTTCTGTGAATAAAAATCCACTTTCCACCTTTCCTGGAAACGGCGGCCCTCACTGTCAACTTTCCTTTTCTTACTTGTAGTAGCCATTTTTTAAATTGGACAGAAGGGGGAGGGTGAAGGATGCAGTGTTTGAACTTGGCAGGTTTAAGTATTACTTGCTTTCACAACTAGGCCTACCCCTGTCCAGCTCCCGATATCCAAGCACATTAAATTGCTGTCTCTCTGGCTCCTGTCTCAGCTCACGTCACTCTGCAGTACTCCTGACCCCCTCCTTTCTCCTTTCCTTTGACCTTTGAGGCTCCTTGAGGCTCTCAGTGCTGGCAGTCCGTCCACTGTGTCACAGGCGCCGGCATATGACATCACACGCCTCTGTGACTTCTCTGTCTGTAACCCTCGCCTGTGCCCGCCCCTGTGCCCGCCCCTCCAGCTGTGCTCTGTGAGAAGGGGGTGTGTATACCCTCGCCGCCGTCACCCGCCCCTCCACTCAGCTCAGCCGCGTCACACCGCCACGCCCCACACCACGCTGATGCGGCCCATGATGCGGCCAGAACGCGGCCAATGATGCGGCCAGAACGCGGCCAATGATGCGGCCAGAATGCGGCCAATGATGCGGCCAGAACGCGGCCAATGATGCGGCCAGAACGCGGCCAGAATGCGGCCAATGATGTGGCCAGAATGCGGCCAATGATGCGGCCAGAATAGCGGCGGACGGGCCGCATTGCCTAAAGCAGTGATGGCTGTCCAAAGGG
Proteins encoded in this region:
- the LOC137504819 gene encoding general transcription factor II-I repeat domain-containing protein 2-like, producing the protein MVENICPEKKQEFANICLARNTVARRIEDISSDIKRQLMSKGEVFDFFSIACDESTDLSDTAQLLIFLRGVDDEINVTEELLDLQSLKDQTRGKDLFVAVSSVIDDMKLPWNKVSGIITDGAPAMAGERSGLSTLICNKVIEEGGEAIKLHCIIHQQVLCAKYLKYDHVMKPVVKTINFIRAKALYHRQFKQFLLDIHAEYEDVLYHNDVRWLSRGSALQRFNSLRKEIKEFLETKGQPMRELSDPIWLADLGFLVDITSHLNVLNTSLQGKDAAVNQLYSHLKAFGRKLQLFQRHLSQTQANTIHFPALQEIMNSFSQDNISVQMSRYAADIASLAEEFKRRFQDFAAIEKEISLFSSPFSVDPDDAPEQLQLELIELQCDSELRSRYQQLSLVNFYRQLDKGRFQEIRTQAKKMLSLFGSTYLCEKTFSAMNFNKNRVRTRLRDSHLRDILRIKTTAFVPDQDCLLEHRSQFHPSH